TCGTATTCTCCGCCTCATCTTCTGGACCTGGTTCACCATCCTCAACCTCTTCTTTTTTGGGGAGGTGTTTGGCATCAGATACGTGTTGTACAAGTCTCTCATCATTGAACGTCAATCAAGGATTCTCTCTTCGACATTATCTCCAGATGTTATTCCCATGTCAACACAAATCCTGCACGATCACGCCACATGGCGCGAAACTCTTGTGCCTATCCTCACCACCGTTTACAAAATTAGGCCGGAAACGCTGCTCCCAGTTCTCGATGAACAACTAGGCGAAATCAGAAGAGGTCTCGGAGAGTGGGACGGAGGGAGTCTCCCAGGGTATGAGTCAAAGCTGCGCGAGGATATGGTGGAAATACTCAGCAGCGTTCCTCGGTCCAAGACGTGGAAAGATTTGTCAAGCGAAGCAGCTGTGCTTTTGGCTGGCGGATCACCTCGCTACTACGCTTGGCGGATACGCCATGACAGTACGCCAAATGACAAAGTCAAGAGTCTTTATGTGTACTGGGCCGAGACAAAGCAAAAAAACTTTGCCGTACTTGAACATCTCGAGACGTTGGACGCTGGTTTCCGACGTTTGCAAGACCTTGAGAAGATTCTGATGCGGGCGCGTGAAGCGTTGCTCGCACAAAAAGGAAAAATCAAGAGGAAAAGAGGTTTAACAGTTAAATCGGACCCCAAGTTTTTAGATGCAGTCAATTTTACACTGGAACAAATCACACCCCAGACAACCGCCCTGGGGCATGCTATCTCACGGGCTGTCACCACGTTTCACACACTCCACGCGAACATCTCCCGACAGGAGAGTCTATGGGCGCAGCACACAAACGGAATATGGGGAGTTATTGAGGCTGATGTGCCGGATGTTTTGGAATCTCAGGCTGACCAAGGAGAAGCGGCTTGGCGTTCAATTAGGGATGAGCCGGATGAAGCATGGGTTCGGAAAAACGAAGAGAGGCTCGCGGGTGTGGAGATGGGTTACTTGAGAGCGTGATAGTTACAAAGTGTTCAAGTTGCATGACTTTTGAATTTTGAATTTTGATAGTTGATTGAATTAtgaattattataaattggCCAATTCGATTATCTAGGAAGCTGGTGACGCTGTTACCTTGACATGAATAATAAAGTCTCTAAAATAATGTGTGGTTAATATCTTGATATATCAGTGCTTCTTTCGTATCCGTTTCTTGCCTCTTATATCGTTGGATGAGCCGCACCAAGATCACATGCGCAAAAATATATAGATGAGGCCCGTTATGGTAGTGCCGAGTTGTGTGGATTAACTGTAAATACGATATACATTCATCATTCATAACTTAGGGTCGCACATATGAGCATTTGCTGCCAACAGTAATCTCATCACTATTTCTCGTTACTCTGACCAAACACAAGACCGACCCATTCAAAATGCTTCCTAGAGAAGTTTAAGAGTAGAAATTGCCAATTTCATGTCTTGGTTACACCTGCCTGTCATCACTACTATTTCATGTAAACACAAATTCATGTACCCTTTTTCTCCACTGCTCATCCCATTCCGCCCAGGCGTAGAAGTGGTGAAACATCTCCTTCGTTTGCGACCGGATCAAGCGATCTTCATTCTGTAATAAACTGACTTGGTCGAGTGGATGCTTCATCTGTTTAATAGTCTTGGTGCCGCTGTCAAACCGAACCCATGAGACCGGGTTCGAGAGCTCATGGATGAGGGCTTGCATATTGTCTAACTCCCCACATGCATCACGAATATCGAAGATTACCTCCATGATCAGCCTGATTTGCTCAGAAAGTACGCCTAGCACTACGTCTGGCAGCATCTGCGCGGCAGTCCTGTTCTCTGGTGAAGTGGTAGGCATATGGGGCATGATCGTTTGAAGCCATCCGTCCTCTTCAGCCTCGTAGACGCCAGCTTGTTTTGAGAGTGCCACCATTTGCTttttgttgggtgattttcgaggcgtaagtcccgaagtatacatttgaaatcaactcataaaaAGACACAGTTTTGTGCCACCATTTGCATCGCAGCCACATATAAGCCCACCACGCTTCTCGCAACCATAAACACTTCGGGCTCGATAGAAGGATAGGGAGGTCCAAGTTTCGCCGGGGTACGTCTGGCGGTGCGTTCAAAGTGTTGTTGCAAATCGAAGGTATTTTCCGTCCACAAGGCATAACAGGCTGGGTAAATAAAGTCATCATCTGACAATCGAGAGCATTTTGAGAGAAAGGCGCAGGACCCGCCCATCCAGCGATCGGCTTTGAAGCGCTTCGAATAAAACTGGAGAACCCATTCCGCCATCGGTGTAAGTTTTGCTGGTAGTCGATGGGAGTAATGACTCGGGGTTATATTAACACGATGGAAGAATGGGTCATTCTGTTCGACGGTAATGCTCTCCAATGTCTGTTCAAGACTGGAGAGAGCGTCAAGTGTGCCGCCGCACCAGAAAGTCTGATATACCCTCCACCACGGTAAATCGGAGTCAAGATCCATGGTGAGCCAATCCCTAGGTAGCCAAGCGATATATCCCCAAGCCTTTTGAGCGGCCTCAGCATGTACGTCGACAAGTCGTTCCGCATCAAGGACCTTCTCATACGACACAAGATTCATGCGTGGTATGTCAGATCTCTGCGTTGCGTCTTTGATGTCAGATGCGGTAGAGTGGCTGAGCCTGCGGACTAGCTCAACTACACCGAGACGAGTAGTTCCAAAAGGGGAATCGAGAGTGTTCAAGCCGGCAGGTAGAGAAGAAGTTTTGTCAGCGACTAAAGTGAGTCTAGGGAGGATATTATGGACACGGCGAGAGAAGTTGATGGCCATTGCATCAAGTTGGATTACTTCGATGACAGGCGGCGTAGAATGTTGACCGAACAAGATGAGTCGTGCCATTAGCGCTAACATCAAACCAAGGATGACGTGGGATAAATAAAAGTTCCTGGCCCAGCGATGACCTGCAGTTTCTGAGAGATTGACTTTGGACAGTCCGATTATCTCGCTGTCAGATGCCATGTTTGGTGTCGAATTGCTGGTCACTGTTGTAGCGCTGGATCCACCGAGGGGATGTCCATCGTCACTGTCACTATCGGTCTCTTCTCCATGATCATGATGGTCACCGGAGTCGTGACCGAAGTCTCGCAGTCTTTCACTTCGTCTGGGACTCATTTCGGATAATCACAGATGGTAAAGATGATGAAAGAGAAGGGTTTCCAAGTGCGAAAGAAAAACATGAAAGAAAAACATGAtttctttgtttgtttgcGCGTTGAAAAAGACTAGTTCTtattggttggggtgtttgGTTGTTGGTAGTGCAGACCAGATGGACGTGCTTTATCCGAATACGAAGCAGCCAAGTAGTGTCAGCCCTCGTATCAAAGGATTGTGCAAATGGGGGTTCCTTCTTGACCCGAGGATTCTTGATGACCAAATACAATGCTCAGGGATGTCAAGACAAGATTCAACTTTTTACCGGAATATAGTGGATGACCGCGTATAAACCTTGTCAGTTTTGTACCAATCGTCTTATACGCATTTACTCCCTCTCAGCCGATGTGGTAATAGGTACTCCACCGGAGCAACCAGTGAACTTTGAATCAAAGGCGAGAGTCATGTCATCAACGTACGTACGTATACAACGATTATCGCTTGGAGCACAAGCAGGGAGATGATGCGGGTGTTGCAGGTCCTCAGATACAGATGATATCCGAGGTCAAAGAGCGCAAACAAGACATTTTCGCGTCAAACCAGCGAGACTAAATCGGTTCATGAATTCGATAACAGTGAGGGCATGCCTTAACTCTAGTTCATGCCAGAGCTGAAGTCGCGCGGCAAACAGCCAGTGAGGGTTTCGCAGTCTTGCTCACGCTGCAGGTAATGGAGAGCTGCAGATATGACAGTCCGCGATTGTCAATGATCCAGAGAGAGTGAGGCGTAGACGGAAAAGAGTGGAAGACACAAGATCGTTGAGACGGGAGGAAAGAAGCACTAAAAGACTATCAGATAGTTAAGATGAGATCTATAAAGTATTGTTTATAAAGTATGTATTGCATGATCTCGAGATGTGTAACCAGTGAAGCCCaagataataaagactaataACTAGATAGCATTCTGCGACAAAAGACTTGACTCCCGAAAATACTTGACCACTGCATGATTCGAAGGCTAAAATCCCTTACGATTCAATTTCGCGATCAAAACCTCGTTCCGATCACGATATTGCATTGTTCCGTCCTGGAAGGACTGCAACAGTCCTTCAAGCTTATGCTGAACGGGATCTAACGATTCCAATGACGACGGCTTCCATAGCAGACGAACAGCAAAGAGTAGCATGCCACCGAGTCCTCCAATTTTAAAGGCAGAGGATGACACCTCGTGTGGGACAGCAAAGGCAAGGATGGAGCACGCCACCGTCCTAGTAATGGAGTTAGCTAAGTGCAATACAAAGATCAGAGTGCCCTCACCATGCGATCAGGGCGGCTGGAGAGTTGGTTCTCTTTTCAGACTTTTCCTGCTCTTTGATCTTGTCAAGGTTCTCGATCAGATTCTTCAGATCCTCGACCGCGGTGTCTTGTGCAATCTTCAAGCGCCACATATTCCTCCTCGCTTCCAAGCCATCACGGGTAGAAAGCTCTGGGAGGAGGTTAACAAGAGTTCGGGCTACAGGCATCATGATTTCACGTACCTTGGCACATGCCATTCTCGTTGAGCTCAGTAATGGAGGTCGGAAGCCGTTCCagataattaaaatacttattcATTTGATAGTTTGCGGATCGCCTGTCGGCCTCAAACAGCACGTAGACACTGTACGTGGCCCGGTACGCAGAGAGTTCATTCCAGAATGCCACACCAGAGCTACCTCTGGCTTGGACAGTTTGGTGTGAGCTGACAAGGGCGGTACTGTCGCCTACTGCATGATTATCGCAATCCATTGTGCTTTTCTGTTGTTGATGGTTACGGAGGGAGATGATGTTGTAAGGAGCT
This Fusarium poae strain DAOMC 252244 chromosome 3, whole genome shotgun sequence DNA region includes the following protein-coding sequences:
- a CDS encoding hypothetical protein (TransMembrane:1 (o38-62i)) — translated: MPEPSFWDLFSARGPSGPLVLRRSSPYNHFHVFRILRLIFWTWFTILNLFFFGEVFGIRYVLYKSLIIERQSRILSSTLSPDVIPMSTQILHDHATWRETLVPILTTVYKIRPETLLPVLDEQLGEIRRGLGEWDGGSLPGYESKLREDMVEILSSVPRSKTWKDLSSEAAVLLAGGSPRYYAWRIRHDSTPNDKVKSLYVYWAETKQKNFAVLEHLETLDAGFRRLQDLEKILMRAREALLAQKGKIKRKRGLTVKSDPKFLDAVNFTLEQITPQTTALGHAISRAVTTFHTLHANISRQESLWAQHTNGIWGVIEADVPDVLESQADQGEAAWRSIRDEPDEAWVRKNEERLAGVEMGYLRA
- a CDS encoding hypothetical protein (TransMembrane:2 (i135-152o158-177i)); protein product: MDCDNHAVGDSTALVSSHQTVQARGSSGVAFWNELSAYRATYSVYVLFEADRRSANYQMNKYFNYLERLPTSITELNENGMCQELSTRDGLEARRNMWRLKIAQDTAVEDLKNLIENLDKIKEQEKSEKRTNSPAALIAWTVACSILAFAVPHEVSSSAFKIGGLGGMLLFAVRLLWKPSSLESLDPVQHKLEGLLQSFQDGTMQYRDRNEVLIAKLNPLHYLQREQDCETLTGCLPRDFSSGMN
- a CDS encoding hypothetical protein (TransMembrane:1 (i78-97o)); this encodes MSPRRSERLRDFGHDSGDHHDHGEETDSDSDDGHPLGGSSATTVTSNSTPNMASDSEIIGLSKVNLSETAGHRWARNFYLSHVILGLMLALMARLILFGQHSTPPVIEVIQLDAMAINFSRRVHNILPRLTLVADKTSSLPAGLNTLDSPFGTTRLGVVELVRRLSHSTASDIKDATQRSDIPRMNLVSYEKVLDAERLVDVHAEAAQKAWGYIAWLPRDWLTMDLDSDLPWWRVYQTFWCGGTLDALSSLEQTLESITVEQNDPFFHRVNITPSHYSHRLPAKLTPMAEWVLQFYSKRFKADRWMGGSCAFLSKCSRLSDDDFIYPACYALWTENTFDLQQHFERTARRTPAKLGPPYPSIEPEVFMVARSVVGLYVAAMQMVAQNCVFL